From Plectropomus leopardus isolate mb chromosome 17, YSFRI_Pleo_2.0, whole genome shotgun sequence, a single genomic window includes:
- the ramp2 gene encoding receptor activity-modifying protein 2 isoform X3 produces MKGALGFIGVFLSFLCDASHGESALSFACGNNTHNCMEYCSICKRFFGKPSMQCLSTLLEHLCLKNFEIAMASLHSNDWCIWSNVSSLYSNLSLCTEEISDCLVIPWPNPLVEQTFVNIHSKYFQFCPTEELSDPPPVIIFALVITPICLIPVMVSLVVLKTKNGDGSS; encoded by the exons ATGCCTCTCATGGAGAATCAGCCTTGTCCTTTG CGTGTGGGAATAATACTCACAATTGCATGGAGTATTGCAGCATTTGCAAACGTTTTTTTGGGAAACCATCAATGCAGTGCCTTTCCACTTTGCTAGAACACCTATGTTTGAAAAATTTTGAGATTGCAATGGCATCACTACACAGCAATGACTGGTGCATTTGGAGTAATGTGAGCAG TTTGTACAGTAACCTAAGCCTTTGCACAGAGGAGATATCAGACTGTCTGGTGATCCCATGGCCCAACCCTCTGGTGGAGCAGACCTTTGTGAACATTCACTCCAAGTATTTCCAGTTTTGTCCCACAGAGGAGCTAAGCGACCCACCGCCAGTCATCATATTTGCCCTGGTGATAACTCCCATCTGCCTGATCCCTGTAATGGTCAGCCTTGTGGTTCTAAAGACCAAGAATGGGGACGGCAGCTCCTGA